In the Desulfuromonas sp. DDH964 genome, CAAAAATGGACGCTTTTTCATGAGAGAACCCCGAAGTCTGAGAGCCCCCGCAGCGTTGCTACGGGGGCTCTCGACACGGTCAGTTATTACTCTTCGCCCTTCTCGCTGTTACTCTTGCCAATGGCACCCTGGAGAAGGTCACCGAGGTTCGAGGTGGCGTTGCGCTGGGCGCCAAGGAAGGCGTCGACTTCCGCCTTTTCCTTCTGGTCGGCGAGATGCTTGATCGAAAGCGCGATCTTGCGCTCAACGGTATCGACATGCAGGACGACCGCTTCCAGCTCGTCACCGATATTGGCAAACGACTTGGGAGTGTCGATCTTCTCCTTGCTGATTTCGGAGACGTGGATCAAACCTTCAATCCCCTCCTCAACCTCCAGGAAGATCCCGAAGTCGGTGACCGAGGTCACCTTGCCGCGAATAATCGTCCCGGGCGCATAACGCTTGGGGATTTCCGACCACGGATCGGGAGTCAGCTGCTTGACGCCAAGGGAGAAGCGCTCGTTTTCACGGTCGATATTGAGAACAACGGCCTTGACCAGGTCCCCCTTCTTGTAAAGCTCGGAGGGATGCTTGATGCGCTTGGTCCAGGAGAGGTCGGAGATATGCACCAACCCGTCGATCCCCTCGTCGACACCAACAAAGATGCCGAAATCGGTGATGTTCTTCACCTGTCCCTCGATGATCGTCCCCATCGGGAATTTCTCGCCGATGACGTCCCAGGGATTCGGTTCGACCTGCTTAAGGCCCAGGGAGATGCGGCGGTTGGCAATATCGAGGGCCAGGACGACCGACTCGACTTCGTCACCGACATTGAGGATCTTGTTGGGATGCTTGATCCGCTTGGTCCAGCTCATTTCCGAAACGTGGATCAGCCCTTCGATCCCTTCCTCGAGTTCGACGAAAGCACCGTAATCGGTCAGGCTGACGACCTTGCCGGTCACCTTGTTGCCCACCGGGTATTTGGTGTCAACATCGAGCCAGGGGTCAGGCGTGATCTGCTTGAGCCCGAGGGAGACGCGTTCCTTCTCCCGATCGAATTTGAGGACCTTGATGTTAACCTTGTCGCCGACGGCGAGGATATCCGAAGGGTGATTGACCCGCCCCCAGGACATGTCGGTGATATGCAGCAGGCCGTCAATGCCGCCAAGATCGATAAAGGCGCCGTAATCGGTAAGATTCTTGACCACGCCTTCGACAACCTGACCCTCTTCGAGGGTGCGCAGGGTTACGCTGCGCTGGCTCTCACGCTGCTCCTCAAGCAGAACCCGGCGGGAAAGGACGATATTGCCGCGTCGCTTGTTGAGCTTGATGATTTTGAACTGGAAGGTCTCGCCGATCAGCTTGTCGAGATTGCGAACCGGGCGCAGATCGACCTGGGAACCAGGCAGAAACGCGCTGACGCCGATATCGACCGAGAGGCCCCCCTTGATGCGGGAGATGATCCGGCCATCGACGACCGCATCCTCTTCGAGAGCGTTCCAAACCTTCTGCCGGTCTGCCTTCTCCTTGGAGAGACTGATCAGCCCGTTTTCATTTTCGGTGCGCTCGATCAGAACATCGAATTCGTCACCGACCTCGACCTTCATCTGGCCGTTTTCATCGACGAATTCGCTGAGCGGAATCACGCCCTCGGATTTGCCACCGACATCGACAACGACGGTATCCGATGTGACCTGAACGGCTGTGCCGGTAACGACGTTGCCCGGCTTGAGCTCCTTGAGGCTGTTCTCGAACATGTCCTCGAAGCTCTGTTCCATTTCTTCGCCGAACTCTTTGTCGTCGTCCATCAGTTCGGCCTCGTCATGCTGGTTGAAAGTACTGTTATTGTCCGCCATTAAACCTGTTACCCCCTAACGATTTTGCTGTCGTTTCCGACAGCTGGCCGTGCGGCCATGAAAAGGGACCTTAACACAAGGTCCCTGAAAAAACAAATTATTATTTCGGACCGGCACCGGGTCCTGCGCGCCGGCAATCAAGCCCGTCCGGCGGCGATGGTTTCGACCCGGGAGACCACCTCGTCAATGATCCAGCGCGGGGTCGAAGCCCCGGCGGTGATGCCGACCGTCCCGACCCCGGAAAACCAGGCGGCGTCGATTTCTTCGGCAGTTTCCACATGATAGGTGCGCGGTTGCAGCTCCTGGCAGAGCTGGGCCAGGCGGTTGGTATTGGCACTGTTGAAGCCACCGATGACGAGCATCAGGTCGGCTTTTTCCGCAATCTGTCGGGCCTCGTTCTGGCGTACCGCGGTCGCATCGCAGATCGTGTTGAAAATCCGCAGCTCCTTGCTGCGCTGCAGGCAGACCGCGACCACCTCCTGGAAATTTTCGAGGGACTGGGTGGTCTGGGCGACAATTCCGATCCGGGCGACGCGCGGCAGGGTCTCGGCCTCAAAACGATCGGCCACGACCCGCACCTCGCCATGACGGGCGTAGGAAACAATACCCTGGACTTCGGGATGATCCTTTTCTCCGACCAGGACGACCAGGTACCCTTCCCTGCTGAGCAGCGCCGCATAATCCTGGGCCTTCTTGACGAAGGGACAGGTGGCATCGACGACGACCAGTTCCCGCTCGACGATACTCTCCAGTTCCTCGGCGGTCACCCCGTGGGAGCGGATAATGACGGCGGTATCCTCCAGTTCCTCGACCCGCCCGACCACCCTGACCCCCTTCTCCTCCAGCTTGCGCACCATTTGCGGAGAATGGATGATCGGGCCGAGGGAGCAGATGCGTTCCACCTGGTCGGCGGCATCAAAGGCCATCTGCGTCGCACGCTTGACACCGAAGCAGAAACCGGCGCTCTTGGCGAGGATGATCTTCATAACCAGGCTTCCCTTCCACCGGAAGTGCGGGTCCGCCTCAGGACCTGGCGCACGCTGTCCGTTCCTCAATGATCTGCAGCATCTCCGCCAGCACCGCGTCGATCCCCTTGCCGGTGGAATCGATGACGACGGCATCGGCAGCCTGCAGCAGCGGCGCATGTTCGCGATCGCTGTCGGCCTCGTCCCGGGCCCGGACCTCGGCAATAGTCTGTGCCAGGTCGACTTCCACCCCCCGGGCGCGCAGCTCGTCGAAACGGCGGCGGCCGCGCTCTTCGGCGCTGGCCATCAGGAAGAACTTGGCGTCGGCGCGGGGGAAGACCACGGTCCCGATATCCCGCCCTTCGAGAACGACGCCGCCGGCTCTGCCGAGGGTCTGCTGCAGTCCGACCAGCGCCTGGCGAACCGCGGGGGAAGCGGCCACCCGGGAGGTCAGCAGGCTGATCTCCGGAGTGCGGATGGCCAGGGAGACATCCTCCCCATCGAGGAGGACCCGCTCCCCCGCGGCGGATCGGCAAAAATCGATGCGCAGTTCGCCACAGAGCTGACCGAGGCGGGCATGATCTTCCGGGTCAATGCCGCGCCGTGCCGCCGCCAAAGCAACACAACGATACATGGCGCCGGTATCGATATTGACCAGCCCCAGTTCGCGCGCCAGGAGCTTGCTCAAGGTGCTCTTCCCGGCCCCGGACGGGCCGTCAATGGCAATGATTGGCTGCTTGTCTGTCATTGGCTTCCAGCTGTCCCCTCGAAAATAATCAGTTACCCGCCGTCGCCAGCAGCTCCCAGAAGGTCGGGAAGGAGGTGGCGGTACAGCCGGTATCCTCGATCGTCACCCCTCCCTTTGCCACCAGTCCGGCAACCGCCATGCTCATGGCGATGCGATGGTCCCCCTGGGAAGAGACGCGGGCTCCGGTCAGCAGGCTGCCGCCGGTAATCTCCATCCCGTCCTCCCGCGCAACGATCTGCGCGCCGAGCTTGCCAAGCTCGGTGGTCATGGCCGCGATGCGGTCGGTCTCCTTGACCCGCAGTTCGCGGGCGTCGCGGATCGTCGTGACACCGCGGGCGCAGGCGGCTGCCACACTGACGACCGGGAATTCGTCGATGGCCCGCGGCACCACCTCGCCGCCGATCTCGATCCCCATCAGGTCGCTGCTGCGCACCAGCAGGTCGGCCACCGGCTCGCCGGAGAGTTCCCGCGGGTCGAGCAGCTCGATGGAGCCTCCCATTGCCTGCAGGATGTCGATGATCCCGCTGCGGGTCGGATTGACACCGACATTGCGGATCAGCAGCTCCGAACCCGGAGTGATCAGGGCCGCGACCAGGAAAAAGGCCGCGGAAGAGATATCCCCGGGGACCAGGACTTCGCGTCCCTCCAGGGGTTGCCCGGGAAGAAGGGTGACCCCGCCGGGGAAGGGACGCACGTCGACGCCAAAGTAGCGCAGCATTCGTTCGCTGTGATCCCGGCTCAGGTGGGGTTCGCGCACCGTCGTCTCGCTTTCGGCGTAGAGGCCGGCGAGGAGCAGCGCTGACTTGACCTGGGCACTGGCAATCGGTGAATCGTAGCTGGTCCCCCGCAGGGAGCCGCCCTGGATCGCCAGCGGCGCCAGGTCGCCGCCGCCGCGCCCCCAGATCCGGGCTCCCATGCTGGCCAGGGGATTGAGCACCCGCTTCATCGGCCGCTTGCGCAGGTAGCGATCGCCGGTGAGAACCGAAAAGAAGTTCTGGCCGGCGAGAAGGCCGGTCATCAGGCGAATCGTGGTCCCGGAATTGCCGCAATCGAGGACATCGGCCGGCTCCTTGAGGCCGTGCAGGCCGAGACCGGCAATGCGGAGTTCGCCCGCCTCCCCTTCCGTCACCTCGACACCCATGGCACGAAAGGCGTTGAGGGTCGAATGATTATCCTCGCCATGGAGAAAGCCCCTGACGACGGTCGTTCCCCGGGCGAGGGAGCCGAGCATGATCGAGCGATGGGAAATCGACTTGTCGCCGGGAACGGTGATTTCACCGCGCAGGCCGGTGACCGATTTGACAGTGCGGGTTTCCATGCAAACCTCAAAGAATGAGTCAGTTCTGAGTTCTGAGTTCTGGGTTAGGGCTTCTACCCAAAACTCAAAACCGATTTTACAGTATGGCGTCGCGGCTCTGCTTGGAACGGAGGAAAAACTCGTAGAGGCGCTCGGCGTCACTGCGGCGGATATCCTCCTTGAGTTCGGCGAGGTGGGTCTCGAACTGTTCTATCATCTCCAGCAGCGCTTCACGGTTGGTCACCGCGATATCGCGCCACATGGTCGGATCGGAGGAAGCGATACGGGTAAAGTCCCGAAAACCACCGGCCGAATATTCGAGGATATTCTCCTGGTAACGGTCGTAGGCGCCGACCGCGTTGACCAGGGCATAGGCGACCATGTGTGGCAGATGACTGATCGCCGCCAGCACCCGGTCGTGCTTCTCCACCCCCATCACCACCACTTCGCTGCCGGCAACCTCCCAGACCCGGCGCA is a window encoding:
- a CDS encoding 30S ribosomal protein S1, coding for MADNNSTFNQHDEAELMDDDKEFGEEMEQSFEDMFENSLKELKPGNVVTGTAVQVTSDTVVVDVGGKSEGVIPLSEFVDENGQMKVEVGDEFDVLIERTENENGLISLSKEKADRQKVWNALEEDAVVDGRIISRIKGGLSVDIGVSAFLPGSQVDLRPVRNLDKLIGETFQFKIIKLNKRRGNIVLSRRVLLEEQRESQRSVTLRTLEEGQVVEGVVKNLTDYGAFIDLGGIDGLLHITDMSWGRVNHPSDILAVGDKVNIKVLKFDREKERVSLGLKQITPDPWLDVDTKYPVGNKVTGKVVSLTDYGAFVELEEGIEGLIHVSEMSWTKRIKHPNKILNVGDEVESVVLALDIANRRISLGLKQVEPNPWDVIGEKFPMGTIIEGQVKNITDFGIFVGVDEGIDGLVHISDLSWTKRIKHPSELYKKGDLVKAVVLNIDRENERFSLGVKQLTPDPWSEIPKRYAPGTIIRGKVTSVTDFGIFLEVEEGIEGLIHVSEISKEKIDTPKSFANIGDELEAVVLHVDTVERKIALSIKHLADQKEKAEVDAFLGAQRNATSNLGDLLQGAIGKSNSEKGEE
- the ispH gene encoding 4-hydroxy-3-methylbut-2-enyl diphosphate reductase; protein product: MKIILAKSAGFCFGVKRATQMAFDAADQVERICSLGPIIHSPQMVRKLEEKGVRVVGRVEELEDTAVIIRSHGVTAEELESIVERELVVVDATCPFVKKAQDYAALLSREGYLVVLVGEKDHPEVQGIVSYARHGEVRVVADRFEAETLPRVARIGIVAQTTQSLENFQEVVAVCLQRSKELRIFNTICDATAVRQNEARQIAEKADLMLVIGGFNSANTNRLAQLCQELQPRTYHVETAEEIDAAWFSGVGTVGITAGASTPRWIIDEVVSRVETIAAGRA
- the cmk gene encoding (d)CMP kinase, whose amino-acid sequence is MTDKQPIIAIDGPSGAGKSTLSKLLARELGLVNIDTGAMYRCVALAAARRGIDPEDHARLGQLCGELRIDFCRSAAGERVLLDGEDVSLAIRTPEISLLTSRVAASPAVRQALVGLQQTLGRAGGVVLEGRDIGTVVFPRADAKFFLMASAEERGRRRFDELRARGVEVDLAQTIAEVRARDEADSDREHAPLLQAADAVVIDSTGKGIDAVLAEMLQIIEERTACARS
- the aroA gene encoding 3-phosphoshikimate 1-carboxyvinyltransferase — encoded protein: METRTVKSVTGLRGEITVPGDKSISHRSIMLGSLARGTTVVRGFLHGEDNHSTLNAFRAMGVEVTEGEAGELRIAGLGLHGLKEPADVLDCGNSGTTIRLMTGLLAGQNFFSVLTGDRYLRKRPMKRVLNPLASMGARIWGRGGGDLAPLAIQGGSLRGTSYDSPIASAQVKSALLLAGLYAESETTVREPHLSRDHSERMLRYFGVDVRPFPGGVTLLPGQPLEGREVLVPGDISSAAFFLVAALITPGSELLIRNVGVNPTRSGIIDILQAMGGSIELLDPRELSGEPVADLLVRSSDLMGIEIGGEVVPRAIDEFPVVSVAAACARGVTTIRDARELRVKETDRIAAMTTELGKLGAQIVAREDGMEITGGSLLTGARVSSQGDHRIAMSMAVAGLVAKGGVTIEDTGCTATSFPTFWELLATAGN